Genomic window (Chloroflexota bacterium):
TCAGACGGAGCCGGAGACTGCGGCAGGACGCGCCGCTTGGTTCAGCATGCACGGGCCCAAGCACCCGGTCACCATCGCCGAGCTTGGAGGCAACGTCGTCGGCTGGGGCTCGCTCTCCAAGTTCCACCCTCGGGAGGCCTATAGCCGAACGGTGGAAGACTCTGTCTATGTGCAGGAAGGGCTACACGGCAGGGGGATCGGCAGCGCATTGATGCGCGATATGGTGGAGCGGGCGAAAGGGCTAGGCCATCACACCATCATCGCAGCGGTTGATTCAGAGCAGCCTGCAAGCATGGCCTTGCACAAGAAATTCGGCTTCCTGCATGCCGGCCTCCTACGGGAAGCCGGTTTCAAGTTCGGCAAATGGCTGGATGCCCTCTACCTTCAGCGGATGCTGTGATCACTGCTTATCGAACAGCCCTGAAAAGGCGTTCTCTTGCTCGGGGGTGAGCTCGGCGGCCGATGCCGTCTTGGCCGCAAGCCGGAGCAAGTCCTGCACCCGCTGATACGCCTCTGTTGGGGTGAATGGCTTCGCAAGGAAACCGTCAGCGCCCAAGTCAAAGGCGACCCGAAAGACCGCCTTCCGAGCAAGCCCCGTCAGCATCAACACACGGGCGGGCCGCGTTGCCGGATCGGCCTTCACCTCACGCAAGACCTCCCAGCCAAGCATGTCCGGCATCACCACGTCCAGAAGGATGACCGCAGGGCGTTCCTTCCTGGCCATGGCCAGAGCCTCCTGGCCGCTCCTGGCAAAGAGCAATGTGCAGCTGGCGCGCGCCAGCGTGGCGCGGAGGAGATCGCGCATGTCTCCCTCGTCATCCACAATCAAGAT
Coding sequences:
- a CDS encoding N-acetyltransferase family protein, with translation MEAITIRLAKESDLAKINDIYNYYVLNSTCTYQTEPETAAGRAAWFSMHGPKHPVTIAELGGNVVGWGSLSKFHPREAYSRTVEDSVYVQEGLHGRGIGSALMRDMVERAKGLGHHTIIAAVDSEQPASMALHKKFGFLHAGLLREAGFKFGKWLDALYLQRML
- a CDS encoding response regulator, whose protein sequence is MRDLLRATLARASCTLLFARSGQEALAMARKERPAVILLDVVMPDMLGWEVLREVKADPATRPARVLMLTGLARKAVFRVAFDLGADGFLAKPFTPTEAYQRVQDLLRLAAKTASAAELTPEQENAFSGLFDKQ